In Hippocampus zosterae strain Florida chromosome 3, ASM2543408v3, whole genome shotgun sequence, a genomic segment contains:
- the LOC127598254 gene encoding neuroepithelial cell-transforming gene 1 protein-like: protein MDESEEAAAMGKKQKLRRTSSRLSTASVSSFAEPSPRTLRRNNSKKPPLQRGSSFTFLTPGTPWDFSLKRKRKEKEDDTVSLSSFDIKEPTHKKGRPLARVSSLVNFISPSKNAAVRRFGQTIQSMSLRGDGKSPGTSLHGGKMAAAAAAAPTPTKRRGGVLWSETLDVHQKSAFSSKEIKRQEAIYELFRGEQDLIEDLQLARKAYHDPMLKLSIMTEEELAHIFGDLDAYIPLHQDLLTKLTDGTSADGTVPQIGQIVIDWLPGLNAYRNYCSNQLAAKALLDQKKQDRRVQDFLQRCLESPFSRKLDLWSFLDIPRSRLVKYPLLLREIMRHTPAEHPDVAHLERAVAIIQEILSDINVRKGERECRYYADKLEYLDDKQRHPLIDSCTSLLCHGELRNKSGSRLHVFLFSELLVLTRPVTRNERGCFQVYRRPIPVRDLALEDLQDGEVRLGGSFRGAFANADKAKNVFRVSSSDPSHGQSHTLHVDDVYRKQQWLNCLRGAMASHGAPTTRAKRRSSAVYDGNENCPPAGPRLRPQRSRTSVHRKETGV from the exons ATGGACGAGAGTGAAGAAGCAGCGGCGATGGGGAAAAAGCAGAAGCTTCGTCGGACGTCATCGAGATTGTCCACCGCCAGTGTTAGCAGCTTTGCCGAGCCCTCGCCGAGAACGCTGCGCAGAAATAACTCCAAAAA ACCTCCGCTGCAGAGGGGGAGCTCCTTCACCTTTCTCACTCCAGGGACACCTTGGGACTTCAGTCTA AAGCGAAAACGCAAAGAAAAGGAAGACGACACGGTCAGCCTGTCCAGTTTCGACATCAAG GAGCCAACGCACAAGAAAGGACGACCGCTGGCCAGGGTGTCGTCGCTCGTCAATTTCATCTCGCCGTCCAAGAATGCGGCAGTGCGACGTTTTGGTCAGACCATCCAG TCCATGTCGCTGCGAGGGGACGGCAAGTCTCCGGGCACGTCGCTGCACGGCggcaagatggcggcggcggcggcggcggctcccaCGCCCACCAAGCGCCGCGGCGGCGTGCTGTGGTCCGAGACGCTGGACGTTCACCAGAAGAGCGCCTTCTCCTCCAAGGAGATCAAGAGACAGGag GCTATTTATGAGCTCTTCAGGGGCGAGCAGGATCTCATCGAGGATCTTCAGCTGGCGCGAAAG GCGTACCACGACCCCATGCTCAAGCTGTCCATCATGACGGAGGAGGAACTGGCGCACATCTTCGGGGATCTGGATGCCTACATCCCGCTGCACCAGG atcTTCTGACAAAGCTGACTGACGGAACGAGCGCCGACGGAACGGTGCCTCAGATCGGACAAATTGTCATCGACTGG cTTCCGGGCCTGAACGCGTACCGAAACTACTGCAGCAACCAGCTGGCGGCCAAGGCGCTTCTGGACCAGAAGAAGCAGGACCGGCGGGTGCAGGACTTCCTGCAGCGCTGCCTGGAGTCGCCCTTCAGCCGCAAGCTGGACCTGTGGAGCTTCCTGGACATCCCGCGCTCGCGCCTCGTCAAGTACCCGCTGCTGCTGCGCGAGATCATGAGGCACACGCCCGCCGAGCACCCGGACGTGGCCCACCTGGAGCGGGCG GTGGCCATCATCCAAGAGATCCTGTCGGACATCAACGTGAGGAAAGGCGAGCGCGAGTGTCGCTACTACGCCGACAAGTTGGAGTATCTGGATGACAAGCAGCGCCAccctttgattgacagctgcacCAGCCTCTTGTGTCACGGCGAGCTCAGGAACAAGAGCGGCTCG AGGCTGCACGTGTTCCTGTTCTCGGAGCTGCTGGTCCTGACCCGGCCGGTGACGCGCAACGAGCGCGGCTGCTTCCAGGTGTACCGGCGGCCCATCCCCGTGCGCGACCTGGCGCTGGAAGACCTGCAGGACGGAGAAGTGCGCCTGGGGGGCTCCTTCAGGGGGGCCTTCGCCAACGCCGACAAAG CTAAGAACGTTTTCCGCGTGAGCTCGTCAGACCCGTCCCACGGCCAATCGCACACTCTGCACGTGGACGACGTCTACCGCAAGCAGCAGTGGCTCAACTGCCTGCGCGGGGCCATGGCGTCGCACGGCGCCCCCACCACGCGGGCCAAGCGGCGCTCGTCCGCGGTCTACGACGGAAACGAGAACTGTCCGCCGGCGGGACCTCGCCTCAGGCCGCAAAGGTCGCGGACCTCCGTCCACAGGAAAGAGACGGGAGTGTag
- the LOC127598261 gene encoding ankyrin repeat and SOCS box protein 13-like has translation MEITRNRPSMYGDIAHGLGFWTERSEVHQAAAQGRAARLRQLISDGAAVNAAAADSMAPLHEACIRGQARCVALLLAAGAQVDARNIDGSTPLCDACAAGSPDCVRLLLEHGAAVNPPLFTFSPLHEACLRGNLDCATLLIQRGASTEAHDCHYGTPLHVACASKHYHCAKLLLNAGANVNAATLHETALHRAAKTRQVDLIELLVEFGADLHARDNADKKAIQYAPLGSPAHLCFRFYEDTPLSLQQMTRVALRRILGANALHVFSQLDLPSRMVAFLSYAPPPPVIDV, from the exons ATGGAGATAACGCGGAACAGGCCGTCCATGTACGGGGACATCG CTCACGGTCTGGGATTCTGGACGGAGCGCTCGGAGGTGCACCAGGCGGCGGCGCAAGGGCGGGCGGCGCGCCTGCGGCAGCTGATTAGCGACGGGGCGGCCGTCAACGCCGCGGCCGCCGACTCCATGGCGCCTTTGCACGAGGCCTGCATCCGGGGACAGGCGCGCTGCGTGGCGCTGCTGCTGGCCGCCGGCGCGCAG GTGGACGCCCGCAACATCGACGGCAGCACGCCGCTGTGCGACGCCTGCGCGGCCGGCAGCCCCGACTGCGTCCGGCTGCTGCTGGAACACGGCGCCGCCGTCAACCCGCCGCTCTTCACCTTCTCGCCGCTCCACGAGGCCTGCCTGCGAG GCAATTTGGATTGCGCGACGCTTCTGATCCAGCGCGGCGCGTCCACGGAGGCGCACGACTGCCACTACGGAACGCCGCTGCACGTCGCCTGCGCCAGCAAACACTACCACTGCGCGAAGCTGCTCCTCAATGCCG GCGCGAACGTCAACGCGGCCACCCTCCACGAGACGGCGCTGCACCGCGCCGCCAAGACGCGGCAGGTGGACCTGATCGAGCTCCTGGTGGAGTTCGGCGCGGACCTGCACGCCCGCGACAACGCCGACAAGAAGGCCATCCAATACGCGCCGCTCGGCTCGCCGGCGCATCTGTGCTTTCGCTTCTACGAAG ACACGCCCCTGAGCCTCCAGCAGATGACGCGGGTGGCCCTGAGGAGGATCCTGGGTGCCAATGCGCTCCACGTTTTCTCCCAGCTGGATTTGCCCAGTCGCATGGTTGCGTTTCTGTCGTACGCGCCGCCGCCTCCCGTCATCGACGTCTGA